Within the Longimicrobiales bacterium genome, the region CCGAGCGCGCCGTACGTGAGCCGCACCCGGTCGGGTCCTGCGTACAGGCGGAGGGGCAGCTCGGGATGGCTGTCATCCTCCGCGCAGACGTGCAGCCCATCCCACACCGGCGGCTCGGTCGCGCGCGTTACATGCCAGTCCGCCGACTGCACCCCGACCACTCCGGCCAGCTCCGGAAAGGCCAGGCTCGACTCGAGGATGCCGCCGAAGGCGTAATGGCGCTCAGGCATGTGCATTCAACCCGCTGCGGTCTGTTGATCGATCATTCCCTGCTCCTGGAGGGATGCCGACAACTCGCGGTAGAGCCCGACGAGTTGCGCGTCCAGCGCTTCGTCCTCCTCCCGCTGCTGCAGCACGCAGTGCTGCCACTGTGCGCGTGCATCCTCGACCAGTCCCGCACGGCAGAGTGCGAGCCCCAGGTTGGCGCGCGCCGCGGTGTACGTCGGGTTCTGCGCGAGCACCGACTGCAGCTCCCGCATGGCCGCTTCCAGGAGGCCCAGCTCGATCAGGGTGCGTGCAAGGCGGTTGCGGATGTCGATGAAGGAAGGCCGGATTGCCGTCGCTCGCCGGTACTGCTCGGCTGCCTCGACGTGGTGGCCATGGTCCGAGTAGAGGTCGCCGAGCTCGGCATGCATGTTGGCGAGGCGGGCGGCCAGCCGTGCCGGGTACCGCCCGCCCTGTTGCTGCGCCTGTGCGGCCTGTGCGCCACGCCGGGCCGCCGCCTCGGCTTCCGCGCTGCGCCCCGCACTGCGCAGCGTCCGCGCGCGGTTGTCGTGCGCCTCCACGTAGTCCTCGTTGATCTCGATCGCCCGGTCGAACGCCTCGATCGCTTCCTCCAGGCGGCGCAGCCCGGCCAGGCAGCAGCCGCGCAGGTTGTGCACGTCGGCATAGCCCGGCGCACGCTCTGCCGCACCATCGAAATCATCGAGGGCGCGGGCAAATGCGCCGGCGGCGAGTGCGGCACGGCCGCGCATGATCAACTGCTGCGTCCTCGATCCTGGCATTCCTCACATCCGATCAGGCGACTTGTGAGCTGGCTGTCACCGTGGCTGGTGAACGCGTCGGCGCCCTGCCACTCAGCGGTGGCACCAGCACCGCGGGTACGGGACTGACCGGCCTGGCGGCCGGGACTGTGGTGACACGCGGTGCGACCCACTCCGACTTCCGGAGCGGAGGCTCGCATTCCGGCACGAGGTGCCGGATCGCGTTCAGCAGATCCTCGCGCGTTGCCAGGGTGAGGGCAGCCGCGAGACAGTCGAGTCCACGCTCTAGCTCGGTCCGATCCGTTTCGTCCGTCTGCACGATGCGGATCTTTTCGATCCCCGTCGCGACCGTCTGCTCGACCTGCGACATCAGCTCCTCGTGCAGCTTCTCGCCCGGCCTGAGGCCGGTGAACACGATCGGCACGTCGCGGTACGGCTCCAGTCCCGACAGGCGGATGAGGTTCTCGGCCAGAGAAACGATGCGGACCGGCTCCCCC harbors:
- a CDS encoding tetratricopeptide repeat protein, whose amino-acid sequence is MPGSRTQQLIMRGRAALAAGAFARALDDFDGAAERAPGYADVHNLRGCCLAGLRRLEEAIEAFDRAIEINEDYVEAHDNRARTLRSAGRSAEAEAAARRGAQAAQAQQQGGRYPARLAARLANMHAELGDLYSDHGHHVEAAEQYRRATAIRPSFIDIRNRLARTLIELGLLEAAMRELQSVLAQNPTYTAARANLGLALCRAGLVEDARAQWQHCVLQQREEDEALDAQLVGLYRELSASLQEQGMIDQQTAAG